In one window of Cydia pomonella isolate Wapato2018A chromosome 16, ilCydPomo1, whole genome shotgun sequence DNA:
- the LOC133526306 gene encoding uncharacterized protein LOC133526306, whose product MTNKYNSDRSVIRSRSRVRYSRSTERSILKSRSTRRSASRRFNYSRSVLYSRGRSYSRCKRNSNKEHHMRSKCNMQNRRSYPMPKIDCTSRVPNPVPENKSQLDKNNTSFNESEKVAVTGTGSMAAVSANESDQCSSLTNNQLLETLNKTLQTMTTVASMSHSKGKFTNLNVVPEFDPNVKHQTIINWLNKVKECAEIYGWNSQQTAHYALPKLTGTAKRWYEGQPTVLHSWEIWEEKLKLAFPSNENYGHLINEMINITAKFGDNLEEYFYEKLNALNRCLITNRNAVDCIVYGIEDRSVRYGCEAASFDTTDKLLGYLKTVKHERNTKFIKRNCLKTSVDLTRKNQKSLLKCFNCNETGHTIPLCKKPKIKCQKCLRYGHDDPSCSLEILKKFKVLDVKTL is encoded by the coding sequence ATGACAAACAAATATAACAGTGACCGTAGCGTAATACGATCTAGATCGCGAGTACGATATTCTCGATCGACTGAACGTTCAATATTGAAGTCACGCAGCACGAGACGTTCTGCGTCACGTCGATTTAACTATTCGAGATCAGTTCTATACTCGCGTGGTAGAAGTTATTCTAGATGTAAACGTAATAGTAATAAAGAGCATCACATGCGTTCTAAATGTAATATGCAAAATAGACGTTCATATCCTATGCCTAAAATTGATTGTACTTCACGGGTGCCAAATCCAGTTCCAGAGAACAAATCACAgctagataaaaataatacgaGTTTCAATGAAAGTGAAAAGGTTGCAGTTACTGGAACGGGATCAATGGCAGCTGTGTCGGCTAATGAGAGTGATCAATGTTCTTCTTTGACAAACAACCAGTTGTTAGAAACCCTTAACAAAACATTGCAAACTATGACAACTGTCGCATCTATGTCACATTCTAAAGGAAAATTTACTAATCTAAACGTTGTACCAGAGTTTGACCCAAATGTTAAGCACCAAACCATAATTAACTGGCTCAATAAAGTCAAAGAATGTGCGGAGATATACGGTTGGAATAGTCAACAAACTGCACATTACGCTCTCCCAAAACTTACCGGTACTGCAAAGCGATGGTACGAAGGGCAACCAACCGTTTTACATTCATGGGAAATTTGGGAAGAGAAGTTGAAATTAGCCTTTCCGTCTAATGAGAACTATGGACACTTAATAAATGAGATGATAAATATAACAGCTAAGTTTGGTGATAATTTAGAAGAATATTTTTACGAGAAGTTAAATGCACTTAATCGTTGCCTGATCACAAATAGAAATGCCGTAGATTGTATTGTTTATGGTATAGAGGACAGGTCAGTTAGATATGGTTGTGAGGCGGCCAGCTTCGATACTACTGACAAATTGTTAGGTTATCTTAAAACTGTCAAGCACGAACGTAATACTAAATTTATTAAACGAAATTGTCTAAAAACAAGTGTAGATTTAACACGGAAAAATCAAAAATCTCTTTTGAAATGTTTCAACTGTAATGAAACGGGTCATACTATACCTCTTTGTaagaaaccaaaaataaaatgccaGAAATGTCTACGTTATGGTCACGATGATCCAAGTTGTTCATTAgaaattttaaagaaatttaagGTTTTGGACGTTAAAACATTATGA